Part of the Candidatus Aenigmatarchaeota archaeon genome, ATACTGGCACATTTTTTCTAGAACACTGGAACAATATTGAATTTTCATCTTCAAGCAGAAGACCTATTTCTTTAAGTAATTCATTTACTGAATACCTATTTTTCTTCTTGTATAATTTTTCAAGAGTATCCTTCATCCAGGCCTCAAATCTCTCATAGCTCTCATTTTTTATCAAGAGATTTCCAACCCTGTTTGTACCCTTTTCATGAAGAGCAACATCATCCGCCTGGTATTTTCCTATGTAAAAATCCTCACCTATTGCTTTCATTATATCCTCTTCTATACTTCCAACTGTGGTGATGACAGCATTAGCCATCCCTAGTTTAACAATCTGCGCAAAGAATCCCCTCAACCCGGATGTCACCATATTTGATGTAAAGGTGAGGTATATCTTGGCCCCTTCTCTTTTCATTTTTACAAAACAGTCGCTCGCCCTCTTTAATTCTATTCCTTGAAAACCGCAGCTACCTAAGTCAACAACCAAATCGGATACTTTTCTTCCTTTTTCCCATTTCAGATCTTTTACTTTCAACATGAAAACACCTAAATTAGAGTATATATGATTCTAGAAAAAGTTTAAGGAGTTTCTCTTCTTGACATCAGAGGTATATTTGACAGATGAATTTAAATTGTTTAATTTTTTTCATTTCTATCTAATTGACAACTAAAGATTCCTAAAAAAACAATTTTTATTCTAAAATCAAAATATCGGTTATGGAAGATGTTTATCTTTTGTTTAAGTTGATAATCTCAGCACTTCTTGGAGCTTTAATAGGTTTGGAAAGGGAAAGAAGGATACAGGAAGAAAAGAAGCAGAATTTTGCAGGTTTCAGGACATTCATGCTAATAACACTCTTTGGGACAATTGTATCCTATATCTCCACTCTGACAACCGTTTATCTTTTACCAATTATTTCTATTGGGGTAATAATTTTGGTTTTAGGTGCATATGTTGTTACCAGCTTATTTACCAAGGAGATAGGGTTCACCTCAGAACTAAGTTTTCTTATAGCATTTTTTCTAGGAGTACTTGTCTTTTACGGAAGTGAGAAGATTGCAGTCGCTTTCACGATATTAATGACATTGATACTAACCCTAAGAGATTACCTACATGATTTTGCAGGAAAAATAAAGAAAGATGAGATGCTCGAAGCATTAAAGTTTGCAATAATATCTTTTGTCATTCTTCCTTTTCTTCCAAACAAAACAATCGATCCACTTGGTGTGATAAATCCCTTTCAAATCTGGTTGCTAATAGTTTTGATATCAAGCGTTAATTTCTTCAGCTATATTTTAGCAAAGGTCTGTGGTGGAAAAAAGAGCATGGAATTAACAGGTATCTTCGGGGGGTTCTTATCGAGCACGGCAGTGGCGACTTCAATGGCTGAAAAATCCAGAAAAACATCAAATGATAGCCCATTGGCATTTGCAACTGTATTAGCGACCTCATTCATGCTTGTCAGGATACTTTTGGTTTTATTTATAATAAACACCTCCCTTTTCAATAAAATTTTTCTGCCTGTTTTATTGATTTTCATAGTTGGATGTATTAGCAGTATTATTATACTAGATAAAAGATCAAAAGAATTACAGGATATTGAATTGAAAACTCCACTTAAAATAATGACTGTAATTAAATTCTCACTTTTATTTATTTTTATTCTTATATTGTCAAAAATATCTCATTTATATTTTGGTGAAAGAGGATTATATTTTACTGGATTTGTTTCTGGAATGTTAGACATAGATGTTATTATTCTTTCTGTCTCATCTATGATAGGTAATGTTTCTTTAGAAGTTGCAAAAAATACTATAATTTTTGGGCTTATATCAAACATATTAACAAAATTCATCATATCGTACATTTTTGGAGATAAAAACTTCTGGATGAAGGTTG contains:
- a CDS encoding MgtC/SapB family protein, with protein sequence MEDVYLLFKLIISALLGALIGLERERRIQEEKKQNFAGFRTFMLITLFGTIVSYISTLTTVYLLPIISIGVIILVLGAYVVTSLFTKEIGFTSELSFLIAFFLGVLVFYGSEKIAVAFTILMTLILTLRDYLHDFAGKIKKDEMLEALKFAIISFVILPFLPNKTIDPLGVINPFQIWLLIVLISSVNFFSYILAKVCGGKKSMELTGIFGGFLSSTAVATSMAEKSRKTSNDSPLAFATVLATSFMLVRILLVLFIINTSLFNKIFLPVLLIFIVGCISSIIILDKRSKELQDIELKTPLKIMTVIKFSLLFIFILILSKISHLYFGERGLYFTGFVSGMLDIDVIILSVSSMIGNVSLEVAKNTIIFGLISNILTKFIISYIFGDKNFWMKVGLAIGLMLIAGFLGLLIF
- a CDS encoding deoxyhypusine synthase family protein; the encoded protein is MLKVKDLKWEKGRKVSDLVVDLGSCGFQGIELKRASDCFVKMKREGAKIYLTFTSNMVTSGLRGFFAQIVKLGMANAVITTVGSIEEDIMKAIGEDFYIGKYQADDVALHEKGTNRVGNLLIKNESYERFEAWMKDTLEKLYKKKNRYSVNELLKEIGLLLEDENSILFQCSRKNVPVFCPAITDGAFGFHLFLFQQDHPDFIVDVIEDFKELIFSSTYDDKKGIIALGGGVSKHHAILATLLNGGADYVVYMTTAHEYSGSLSGATTREAKSWGKVKDDADAVTVIGDVSVFFPMAMFTALDVLSKEGLLNE